From the Acidobacteriota bacterium genome, the window CCAGATCGCATCGATCGCGGCCTCTCCCGTCGGGTCCTGCATATCGAATCGCGCCGCGCCAACGACCAGGCCGGTTCCGCCCGCAACGCGCCAACCCGCGCGAACGCCGAACCGATCCAGCGTGTTGTCGTCGGTGTCACTAAGCTGATCCACCCACACCCTGACGACGGGTGCTCGGGCGTCGTCGACCTGACGAGCCAGCTTCAGAACCTCGCGGTCGTCGGGGTGACGGGCCTCGAGTTCACGGGTGCGTCGTGTCGCGCGACCGATCCCCCCGGACCAGAGATCCAGGTACGCCCGGCCGATCTCGGCATCGCGGTTGTCCGGATCGAGCGCCAGGGCTCGCTCGTACCAGGTTCGCGCGATCCGATGACGACCCTCCCACGCGAAGCAGCTACCGGTCCCGACGAGGGCGTCGACGTCTCCTTCGTCGCGTGAGAGGAGATTGGCGTAGTGGCTACGCGCACGATCGTAGGAACCGTCCCAGGACAGCGTACGTGCGAGTCCAAGCTCGACTTCGCGATCGTCCGGTGAACGTGCGAGCAATGATTCGAAGGACTCGATCGATTCCTGGTGTCGACCGTCCCACGCGAGAACCGTGGCGCGGCCGAGGGCTGCGTCGCGGCTATCGGGCCAGCGTGAAACGACCTGATCGTAGCGGGCGATGGAGCGATCGAGGTCGCCCTGCCACGAGTGGAGCCTGGCGGCCATCAGCCAGACCTGAAGATCCTGGCTCCCCGCGGCGATGGCGCGTTCGTAGAGATCGAGGGCCCGGGCGTGATCTCCACCACGGTACGCCGCATCGGCCTCCTCATGAGGTCCGGCAAGAAGAACCGTGACAGCGAGCGCGCAGGCGATCGCGACACCAATCTGTGTCAAACGTCTCACTGGACCCCGACCTGCCATTGCCCCCCGGCAGATGGCCTGGGGTCAATATAGGTTCCGGATGATCATAATCAACGGATGCGAAACCCGATGCTGCGACCCTGGGGTTGCCCCTCGACCCGGACGCCGGCAGGCTGAGGAGGCCTCCGGGAGCCGAAGATGTCCCTCGATCCTGCGGTCTGGGTTGCGCTGGCGTTGTTGCCGGAGGTGGGCCCGCTCCGTTTCTCGCGGCTGATGGAGGCGGGATACCCAGCCGACGCGATCCCGGATCTCCCGGCCGCTCGCGTGGGGGTCGGAAAGCGGGCTGCCGCCTACGACCACGCACGGCGGAGTGTCCGGCGTCGGGCCGCACACGAACTCCGTCATGCCCGGCGTCTCGGGATCCAGATCATTCCGAGAGACTCCCCTCGCTACCCGACACTCTTGAAGGAGATCCACGACCCACCCTTCGTGCTGTGGGTGCGGGGAGAGCTTCCCGTCGTGGGGCCGCGAGTCGCCGTCGTCGGCTCCCGGACACCGACGGCGTATGGTCGACGTGTGGCGGTCGCGCTGGCGGAACGACTCAGCGAGCGAGAGATCGAGACGGTCTCCGGCGGAGCCCGCGGTATCGACGGGTTGGCCCATCAGACGGCCGTGGAGTCCGGTGGCCGGACGGTCGCCGTCACCGGTGCGGGCCTCCTGCGGCCCTACCCGCCGGAGCACGCTCCGCTTTTCGATCGGATCGCCGATCGTGGCGCGATCGTTAGTGAGTTCCCCCTGGAGCAGGAGCCCTCCGCCGGCCATTTCCCACGACGGAATCGACTGATCAGTGGCCTATGTTCCGTGGTGGTGGTGGTCGAGGCCGCGGTTCGCTCGGGCTCGCTGACCACCGCGACCCACGCCCTCGATCAGGGGCGAGAGGTCCTGGCGATTCCGGGCCCGATCACGTCGGCAAAATCCGCCGGATGCCACCGCCTGATCCGGGACGGCGCCGCCCTGGTCGAAAGTCTGGAGGACGTCGTGGAGGCGTTTCCCATGGCCGGACGGCCCCTAAAACGTTGCAATACAAACACTTATCCCGATCCCGCCCTGGACGGCCTCTCCACCGATGAGAAATCCGTGCTAGGAATACTCGACGACGTGGAGCCGTTCCATGTCGATCAGATCGCCGACCGGGTGCCATTTGGCGTGGCAAGACTGCAGGCAGCCCTGATGGGCTTGCAGTTTCGCGCCGCGGTTGATGAACCGGCACCTGGGTATTATCTTTCCCGGCCTCGGAGGGACAGCTAACCGATGGGTATCTCACTCGTCATCGTTGAGTCACCGGCTAAGGCCAAGACTATCAACAAGTTCCTGGGCAAGGGCTTCATCGTCCGTGCCTCGATGGGGCACGTTCGCGACCTTCCCAAGCGAGAGCTGGGCGTCGACGAAGAGACCTTCGAGCCGACTTACACGGCGCTCCCCGACAAGAAAAAGACCCTGGTAGACCTGAGAAAGGAAGCCCGCAAGGCGTCGGCGATCTACCTCGCCGCTGACCCGGATCGCGAAGGCGAGGCGATCTGCTGGCACCTCCAGGCCGAGCTGGCCAAGTCGACCGACGCGAAGTTCCACCGGGTCCTTTTCAACGAGATCACCAAACGGGCGATCCTGCAGGCGTTCGAGGAGCCCCTCGAAATCGATGTGGACAAGGTCGAGGCCCAGCAGGCCCGTCGCATCCTCGACCGACTCGTCGGATACAAGATCAGTCCGCTGCTGTGGGACAAGGTCCGCCGCGGCCTGTCTGCCGGTCGCGTGCAGAGTGTGGCACTTCGGATCATCTGCGAACGCGAACGGCAGATCCTGGCGTTCAAGTCGGACGAGTACTGGTCCCTGAACGCCGGACTGAGCGCCGACGCCCCGCCGCCCTTCCGCGCCAAACTCCTCATGAAGGACGGCAAGAAGGTCGAGATCGACTCTCACAAGGGGATGGGAACGGTGCTCGGCGACCTGGGCTGGAACGTCCAGGAGGTCACCCCGGTCGAGGACGGCCCCAAGGATGCGGTCGAACTGAAGATCGAGCGGACGGCCGACAGCACGCCCTTCAAGGTGGTCTCGGTCCAGGCCCGCGAGAAGAAGAAGCATCCCCTACCCCCCTTCATCACATCGAAACTCCAACAAGATGCGTCCCGCCGTCTGGGCTTCCCGGTCCAGAAAGCGATGCGCGTGGCGCAGGGGCTCTACGAGGGTCGAGAGATCGGCGACCGCGGGACGGTCGGCCTGATCACCTACATGCGAACCGACTCGACGCGAGTCTCCGACGAGGCGATCGCCGACGTCCGTGAGTTCATCCACAAGCAGTACGGCAAAGAGGCCGCTCCGGAAAAACCCCGGGCCTACAAGGTCGCAAAGCAAGCCCAGGAAGCGCACGAGGCGATCCGCCCGACGTCGATGGAGCTGACACCCGATGTGGTCAAACCGTTTGTCGGTCGCGACGAGTGGCGCCTCTACACCCTGATCTGGAACCGATTCGTCGCCTCGCAGATGGAGTCCGCCGTCTTCGATGTCACCCGCGCCGATATCGAGGCAGGGTCCTACACGTTCCGCGCCAACGGTCAGGTCCTCAAGTCTTCGGGATTCCTCGCGGTCTACTCCGAGGCCAAGGGCGAAGACGAGAAGAAGAAAGAAAAGGAAGACGGCGAGGGAGACGAGTCCACCGACCGTCGCCTGCCGGCCCTCGTCGAGGGACAGGAGCTGGATCTGGCGGAGTTGCTACCCAAACAGCACTTCACCCAGCCCCCGCCGCGCTTCTCCGAAGCGACCCTGGTCAAGGAGCTCGAAGAGAACGGGATCGGTCGTCCTTCGACCTACGCCCAGATCCTCAGCACGATCATGGATCGGAGCTACGTGGACAAGGATGGCCGCCGATTCCGTCCGACCGAACTCGGGCTGCTCGTGAACGACCTGATGGTTCACTCGTTCGGTCAGTTGATCGATGTCGGTTACACGGCCCGGATGGAAGAAGAGCTGGATCGCATCGAGGAGGGCGACCTCAACTGGATCGAGGCGCTGAAGGAGTTTTCCGTCAGCTTCGAGAAGGACCTCGAGACGGCCCGCGTTGAGATGCGGAACGTCAAGGCCGAGGCGATCCCGACCGATCACAAGTGCGACAAATGTGGTGAAATGATGGTGATGAAGTGGGGCCGATTCGGTCACTTCCTCGCCTGCTCCGCGTATCCCGAGTGCAAGAACACGAGAGACCTGGGCGACTCAACCGACGCCGGTGCCGACGATCGTGCATCGATGCCGGCCGCCGCCAAGGCGGCCCGGGCACTTCAAGAACCTAATCCCATCGAGACCGAAGCGGAACCCTGCGAGAACTGCGGTCAGGCGATGGTGTTGCGACGTGGACGCTTCGGACAGTTCCTCGCGTGCTCCGGTTATCCCGACTGCAAGACCACCCGCAAGATCATGGTCGGCAAGGACGGCAAGGCCGAGGCCAAGGCCGATGTGCTTCTGGACGAATCCTGCCCACGATGTGACGCCAAGTTGGCGGTCAAACAGGGACGGTTCGGCGAATTCACCGCCTGTTCGACCTACCCCAAGTGTCGCTACGTGAAGATGAAAGAGACCGACATCGACTGCCCGGAGTGTGGCAAGGCGAAGGTTGTCGAGCGTCGTAGCAAGCGTGGCAAGTTGTTCTACGGCTGTGGCGCATACCCCGATTGCAGCTTCGTGACGTGGAAAAAGCCGATCGACAAGGCGTGCCCTGATTGTGAGAGCCCGTTCCTCGTCGAGAAAATCACGAAGAAACATGGCCGGCAGCTGATGTGTGACGCGGAGAACTGCGACTACATCGAAACGACCGAGGCGTGAAGCCGACACGTATTACCCCCTTCCCCAATGGTGAGATCGGAATCGTCTGGGACGACGATCACGAGACCTACCTATCGAACCACCGACTACGCTGCGCGTGCCCCTGCGCTGTCTGCGTGGACGAGATGAGCGGGAGGAAGATCCTCGACGACTCGCGGGTGGCCGCGGATATCGCCGCGATGGCCATCCACGCCGTCGGCCAGTACGGGATCGGAATCCGTTGGAGTGACGGCCACGATACCGGGATCTACACCTATCGTACGCTTCGCGAGATGTGTGAGTGTGAGGCCTGTCGCGGGGAGGGCGGCTAGGTCGACCGCCAGGGCGGCGGCTCGATGGGCGTCACGCCCTTCTTCACAAGCCAGCGTTCGATCGCATCGCGACCACGCTCGGCACGGAACAGGAACCAGGCGTCCCGCGTCTCGGTATGTTCGTTGAGGACTCGCTTCAATTCCGCCGGCGCGTCGTCGGCCTCCAGGGCCTCTTTCAATAACTTCCGGTCGCCGGCATCGGCATCCTCGGCTTCGTTGATGAATCGGATCATCCACCGCAGCTTCGTGTCGACGGCCAGGCAGTGGATTCGCGGACGCAGCGTCGAGTCGTCGAGCGGCTTGGAGAACACGGCATGCGCATCGAAGTGGGCGTCATCCTGATCGGATTCGCTGTCCTCGCCTTCGCCTTCCAGAGTGACGTAACCGGTCACCAGGTCAAGACAATAGACGAGTTCTTCGTTCTGATTATTGAAGGCGATCTCGAGTTCGCCCCAATCGACCTTGATGGGTTTGTGTTTCATCGCTCTATTGAAGTCCACATGGTCCCGGTGGACCCAAATGAATTCTGCGTCCGACGGGGCCAAAAAAGCAAGCGAGAGTTGATCAGAAGCGTCGAGATCCTTGCTCCAGCCCCATGCCGGTGACAGAATCGCGGCCGGAGGGTCTTCCCATGGCCGGATTCGACGATATGTACCAGGAGGGTGGCGCCGTCACCTGGCAGGCCGGCAAGGAGGACGTGGTTCGCCAGGTCGTCGAACTCCTGATGGGCCTGGACAAGGCGTCGAGGGTTCTCTACTTCGGGTGTGGCACCGGCTGGACCTCCGAGATCCTCACGGCCAGCGGAGCCCGCTATCTGGGGATCGA encodes:
- the dprA gene encoding DNA-processing protein DprA, translated to MSLDPAVWVALALLPEVGPLRFSRLMEAGYPADAIPDLPAARVGVGKRAAAYDHARRSVRRRAAHELRHARRLGIQIIPRDSPRYPTLLKEIHDPPFVLWVRGELPVVGPRVAVVGSRTPTAYGRRVAVALAERLSEREIETVSGGARGIDGLAHQTAVESGGRTVAVTGAGLLRPYPPEHAPLFDRIADRGAIVSEFPLEQEPSAGHFPRRNRLISGLCSVVVVVEAAVRSGSLTTATHALDQGREVLAIPGPITSAKSAGCHRLIRDGAALVESLEDVVEAFPMAGRPLKRCNTNTYPDPALDGLSTDEKSVLGILDDVEPFHVDQIADRVPFGVARLQAALMGLQFRAAVDEPAPGYYLSRPRRDS
- the topA gene encoding type I DNA topoisomerase, which gives rise to MGISLVIVESPAKAKTINKFLGKGFIVRASMGHVRDLPKRELGVDEETFEPTYTALPDKKKTLVDLRKEARKASAIYLAADPDREGEAICWHLQAELAKSTDAKFHRVLFNEITKRAILQAFEEPLEIDVDKVEAQQARRILDRLVGYKISPLLWDKVRRGLSAGRVQSVALRIICERERQILAFKSDEYWSLNAGLSADAPPPFRAKLLMKDGKKVEIDSHKGMGTVLGDLGWNVQEVTPVEDGPKDAVELKIERTADSTPFKVVSVQAREKKKHPLPPFITSKLQQDASRRLGFPVQKAMRVAQGLYEGREIGDRGTVGLITYMRTDSTRVSDEAIADVREFIHKQYGKEAAPEKPRAYKVAKQAQEAHEAIRPTSMELTPDVVKPFVGRDEWRLYTLIWNRFVASQMESAVFDVTRADIEAGSYTFRANGQVLKSSGFLAVYSEAKGEDEKKKEKEDGEGDESTDRRLPALVEGQELDLAELLPKQHFTQPPPRFSEATLVKELEENGIGRPSTYAQILSTIMDRSYVDKDGRRFRPTELGLLVNDLMVHSFGQLIDVGYTARMEEELDRIEEGDLNWIEALKEFSVSFEKDLETARVEMRNVKAEAIPTDHKCDKCGEMMVMKWGRFGHFLACSAYPECKNTRDLGDSTDAGADDRASMPAAAKAARALQEPNPIETEAEPCENCGQAMVLRRGRFGQFLACSGYPDCKTTRKIMVGKDGKAEAKADVLLDESCPRCDAKLAVKQGRFGEFTACSTYPKCRYVKMKETDIDCPECGKAKVVERRSKRGKLFYGCGAYPDCSFVTWKKPIDKACPDCESPFLVEKITKKHGRQLMCDAENCDYIETTEA
- a CDS encoding DUF971 domain-containing protein, with protein sequence MKPTRITPFPNGEIGIVWDDDHETYLSNHRLRCACPCAVCVDEMSGRKILDDSRVAADIAAMAIHAVGQYGIGIRWSDGHDTGIYTYRTLREMCECEACRGEGG
- a CDS encoding tetratricopeptide repeat protein encodes the protein MRRLTQIGVAIACALAVTVLLAGPHEEADAAYRGGDHARALDLYERAIAAGSQDLQVWLMAARLHSWQGDLDRSIARYDQVVSRWPDSRDAALGRATVLAWDGRHQESIESFESLLARSPDDREVELGLARTLSWDGSYDRARSHYANLLSRDEGDVDALVGTGSCFAWEGRHRIARTWYERALALDPDNRDAEIGRAYLDLWSGGIGRATRRTRELEARHPDDREVLKLARQVDDARAPVVRVWVDQLSDTDDNTLDRFGVRAGWRVAGGTGLVVGAARFDMQDPTGEAAIDAIWAALTQVTGRGSELTLHAGVDRLESTTGEQDSEFVGELSHLWGTNRRWQFQLRARRSAVRYSPTITDNRILFDDYTASTRGQLNDRWRLALEVGTSDVSDGNKRDNALASVTFRVPTSAVRLELGYTARYFDYSLDLDNGYFDPEGFFAHGANIRLRDTFGRKDCYYELGLAIGLQSFERSGVKTTNDVSQRVDYLLGIPIGRANAFEFYGDWGDYAAQNAGGFESRLYGLRWVWRGVRP
- a CDS encoding UPF0158 family protein, with translation MKHKPIKVDWGELEIAFNNQNEELVYCLDLVTGYVTLEGEGEDSESDQDDAHFDAHAVFSKPLDDSTLRPRIHCLAVDTKLRWMIRFINEAEDADAGDRKLLKEALEADDAPAELKRVLNEHTETRDAWFLFRAERGRDAIERWLVKKGVTPIEPPPWRST